One Sphaerisporangium krabiense DNA segment encodes these proteins:
- a CDS encoding LamG domain-containing protein yields MRRSRTTTALALAGLVTATAVASQSHASVGETAKASEAALTYVPDEPLPIEPVPPQQSLDGLGISGYPDRLSVRPGESVKIMVSTKAPTFTSSIVRVTHGDADPTGPGLKEQVIDSPVNKTYPGADQRLPLGSYVTVPDDRRLNPSGDFTITAWIAPSTIPGSPYNRTALKRTPVGTPRLQGLVTKWSEADKRGYGLFIDEQGAVALRLGTGDGRAETITTGVKLKPWAAAMGGPEAYFINRPRPQHVNSSGWYFVAASYEARSRTVTVTQQPVSTIPDDSGATVTTRVNSAQVRPSNDPLLMAAYWNRSGDAHPTGFYNGKIESPAVYGRALSADELKAIGAGKGRNQRPVAAWDFSRDMSGDHVADGGQNRLDGRAVNLPVRALTSHDWDRKTMDYHQDPRQWGAMHFHEDDLGDAGWKPAFTWKVPENARSGVYAARLEAAGKVYHATFVVRPKKATAKIAMLVPTLTYLAYGRTGASLSQYSTHADGSGYVYSSHRRPIDNLRPLTTGPTGAGRPWAFEADTHIFDWLETKKYEVDYITDHDVDREGRKILDPYRTVITGTHPEYISTTESEAIKGWLGDGGRLMYLGGNGFYWVTALDRARNYTELRRHDGTEAWQAAPGEYYHNTDGEYGGLWRFRGTPPQELIGVGFTAQGFGHPKGSADYNRPFDRTEASYSEAGAWVFEGVTKKVGIGGDLPSLQSQGGPMGEEVDRVDYSLGTPANTILLGRSQPFGEQYMHVVEEINTSALFEGGDTNPMVRGDITLMHYPNGGAVFSASSMVWSGGFFSNNYVNDMTRITENVLNRFTSGAPLPGAQAR; encoded by the coding sequence ATGAGAAGATCAAGAACGACGACAGCACTGGCCCTGGCCGGCCTGGTGACGGCCACGGCGGTGGCGTCGCAGTCGCACGCGTCCGTCGGAGAGACGGCCAAGGCGAGCGAGGCGGCGCTGACCTACGTCCCCGACGAGCCGCTGCCCATCGAACCCGTCCCTCCGCAGCAGTCCCTCGACGGGCTCGGCATCAGCGGCTACCCCGACCGGCTCAGCGTCAGGCCGGGCGAGTCCGTCAAGATCATGGTGAGCACCAAGGCGCCCACCTTCACCTCCTCCATCGTCAGAGTGACCCACGGGGACGCCGACCCCACCGGGCCGGGGCTCAAGGAGCAGGTCATCGACTCCCCGGTCAACAAGACCTACCCCGGCGCCGACCAGAGGCTGCCGCTCGGCTCGTACGTGACGGTGCCGGACGACCGGCGTCTGAACCCCTCGGGTGATTTCACGATCACCGCCTGGATCGCGCCGTCCACGATCCCCGGTTCGCCGTATAACCGGACCGCGCTGAAGCGCACCCCGGTCGGCACGCCGCGGCTCCAGGGCCTGGTGACCAAGTGGTCGGAGGCGGACAAGCGCGGCTACGGCCTGTTCATCGACGAGCAGGGCGCCGTCGCACTGCGCCTCGGCACGGGCGATGGGCGCGCCGAGACCATCACGACCGGGGTGAAGCTCAAGCCGTGGGCCGCGGCGATGGGCGGCCCCGAGGCGTACTTCATCAACAGGCCCCGGCCGCAGCACGTGAACAGCTCCGGCTGGTACTTCGTCGCGGCCTCCTACGAGGCGAGGTCCCGCACGGTGACCGTGACCCAGCAGCCGGTCTCCACAATTCCGGACGATTCCGGCGCGACCGTCACCACGCGCGTCAACTCCGCGCAGGTCCGGCCGTCGAACGACCCGCTGCTGATGGCGGCCTACTGGAACCGCTCCGGCGACGCCCATCCGACCGGTTTCTACAACGGCAAGATCGAGTCGCCCGCCGTCTACGGCCGGGCGCTGAGCGCGGACGAGCTGAAGGCGATCGGCGCGGGCAAGGGCAGGAACCAGCGGCCGGTGGCGGCGTGGGACTTCTCCCGGGACATGTCCGGCGACCACGTGGCCGACGGAGGGCAGAACCGGCTCGACGGGCGCGCGGTGAACCTCCCGGTCCGTGCGCTGACCAGCCACGACTGGGACCGCAAGACGATGGACTACCACCAGGACCCCCGGCAGTGGGGGGCGATGCACTTCCACGAGGACGACCTGGGCGACGCCGGGTGGAAGCCCGCCTTCACCTGGAAGGTCCCGGAGAACGCGCGCAGCGGCGTCTACGCCGCCCGTCTGGAGGCGGCCGGCAAGGTCTACCACGCGACGTTCGTGGTGCGGCCGAAGAAGGCCACCGCCAAGATCGCCATGCTGGTGCCCACGCTGACGTACCTGGCGTACGGCAGGACGGGCGCGAGCCTGAGCCAGTACTCCACGCACGCCGACGGCAGCGGCTACGTGTACTCCAGCCACCGGCGGCCGATCGACAACCTGCGCCCGCTGACCACCGGCCCCACCGGCGCGGGCAGGCCGTGGGCGTTCGAGGCGGACACGCACATCTTCGACTGGCTGGAGACCAAGAAGTACGAGGTCGACTACATCACCGACCACGACGTGGACCGTGAGGGCCGCAAGATCCTCGACCCCTACCGGACGGTGATCACCGGCACGCATCCGGAGTACATCTCCACGACCGAGTCGGAGGCGATCAAGGGCTGGCTGGGCGACGGCGGCCGGCTGATGTACCTGGGCGGCAACGGCTTCTACTGGGTCACCGCGCTGGACCGGGCCAGGAACTACACCGAGCTGCGCCGGCACGACGGCACCGAGGCGTGGCAGGCCGCGCCGGGCGAGTACTACCACAACACCGACGGCGAGTACGGCGGGCTGTGGCGGTTCCGCGGCACGCCTCCCCAGGAGCTGATCGGCGTCGGCTTCACCGCCCAGGGCTTCGGCCACCCGAAGGGCAGCGCCGACTACAACAGGCCGTTCGACCGCACCGAGGCCAGCTACTCCGAGGCCGGGGCCTGGGTCTTCGAGGGCGTCACGAAGAAGGTGGGCATCGGCGGCGACCTGCCGAGCCTGCAGAGCCAGGGCGGTCCGATGGGCGAGGAGGTGGACCGGGTGGACTACTCGCTCGGCACGCCGGCCAACACGATCCTGCTCGGCAGGTCCCAGCCGTTCGGCGAGCAGTACATGCACGTGGTGGAGGAGATCAACACCTCGGCGCTGTTCGAGGGCGGCGACACCAACCCGATGGTGCGGGGCGACATCACGCTCATGCACTACCCGAACGGCGGCGCGGTCTTCTCCGCCTCGTCGATGGTGTGGAGCGGAGGCTTCTTCTCCAACAACTACGTCAACGACATGACGCGGATCACCGAGAACGTGCTGAACAGGTTCACGTCGGGGGCCCCGCTGCCGGGCGCGCAGGCCCGCTGA
- a CDS encoding transglutaminase-like domain-containing protein, with amino-acid sequence MQVHEQDTSTFHAMPGVMTSVGRHKPLLDAMSPRDIAGLAAVGHGLLVHEHIAPMYGVELSGEDRATVHIRPVELLLDEIVARDDRPLAIARPPATRVAGNCRHFAVLMVAMLRARGVPARARCGFGSYFGTGAFEDHWVCEYWNSGQRRWVLVDPQIDDLQLGMFPIDFDVADVPRDRFLTAGDAWLQCRAGALDPARFGLSTIDEAGDWWIAGNLMRDAAALLSVELLPWDVWGAMPDPHTPIKDELLPLFDRLATLTRAPDSTFAELRAFYHDDDRLFVPPIVYNAILSRDEAL; translated from the coding sequence ATGCAGGTCCACGAGCAGGACACGTCCACGTTCCACGCGATGCCGGGCGTGATGACGTCGGTCGGCCGCCACAAGCCGCTGCTCGACGCCATGTCGCCCCGTGACATCGCCGGGCTGGCCGCCGTCGGGCACGGCCTGCTCGTGCACGAGCACATCGCTCCGATGTACGGGGTCGAGCTGTCCGGCGAGGACCGCGCCACCGTCCACATCCGCCCGGTGGAACTTCTGCTGGACGAGATCGTCGCCCGCGACGACCGCCCCCTCGCCATCGCCCGGCCGCCCGCCACCCGCGTCGCGGGCAACTGCCGCCACTTCGCCGTCCTGATGGTCGCCATGCTGCGCGCCAGGGGAGTCCCGGCACGGGCGCGCTGCGGCTTCGGCTCCTACTTCGGCACCGGCGCGTTCGAGGACCACTGGGTCTGCGAGTACTGGAACTCCGGGCAGCGGCGATGGGTCCTCGTCGACCCGCAGATCGACGATCTCCAGCTCGGCATGTTCCCCATCGACTTCGACGTCGCCGACGTCCCCCGCGACCGCTTCCTCACCGCCGGCGACGCCTGGCTCCAGTGTCGCGCCGGCGCGCTCGACCCGGCCCGGTTCGGACTGTCCACGATCGACGAGGCGGGCGACTGGTGGATCGCCGGCAACCTGATGCGCGACGCCGCCGCCCTGCTCAGCGTCGAACTCCTCCCATGGGACGTCTGGGGCGCCATGCCCGACCCCCACACCCCCATCAAGGACGAACTGCTCCCCCTCTTCGACCGCCTCGCCACCCTCACCCGCGCCCCCGACTCCACCTTCGCCGAACTGCGCGCCTTCTACCACGACGACGACCGCCTGTTCGTCCCCCCGATCGTCTACAACGCGATCCTGTCCCGCGACGAGGCACTGTGA
- the nfi gene encoding deoxyribonuclease V (cleaves DNA at apurinic or apyrimidinic sites) codes for MRVRRLHDWPATIPEARAVQERLRPLADLTDPGPRDVELVAGLDVGYAPDGDHLTAAVAVLRASTLEVVERVTVSGRVRFPYVPGLFAFRELPSLVDALEKLQTTPDLLLCDGYGVAHPYRFGLACHLGVLTDLPTIGVAKTPFIGAYEMPAPSRGAWSPIKDDDEILGRALRTRQDVKPIFISQGHRMTLDTACHHILTLTPKYRVPDPLRHADHLSRHGL; via the coding sequence GTGCGCGTCCGGAGACTTCACGACTGGCCCGCGACGATCCCCGAGGCCAGGGCCGTGCAGGAGCGCCTGCGTCCTCTGGCCGACCTCACCGACCCCGGCCCGCGCGACGTGGAACTCGTCGCGGGCCTGGACGTCGGGTACGCGCCCGACGGCGACCACCTGACGGCCGCCGTGGCCGTGCTCCGCGCCTCGACGCTGGAGGTAGTCGAGCGCGTCACCGTCTCCGGCCGGGTGCGCTTCCCCTACGTCCCCGGCCTCTTCGCCTTCCGCGAGCTGCCGTCCCTCGTGGACGCTCTGGAGAAGCTCCAGACGACACCGGACCTCCTCCTCTGCGACGGCTACGGCGTCGCGCACCCGTACCGGTTCGGCCTGGCCTGCCACCTCGGCGTCCTCACCGACCTGCCCACCATCGGCGTCGCCAAGACCCCGTTCATCGGCGCCTACGAGATGCCTGCCCCGTCCCGCGGCGCATGGTCCCCCATCAAGGACGACGACGAGATCCTCGGCAGAGCCCTACGCACCAGGCAGGACGTCAAACCCATCTTCATCTCCCAAGGCCACCGCATGACCCTGGACACCGCCTGCCACCACATCCTCACCCTCACCCCGAAATACCGCGTCCCTGACCCCCTCCGCCACGCCGACCACCTCTCGCGCCACGGCCTCTGA
- a CDS encoding alpha/beta hydrolase — MAVPLSGAARAAGVRAPEPVAVSPLRAASPAALAERYAASRTSIRAAERVAAGDGNRWRASMLRGMADPARTFLSFDGRDGGRAVEVFGDLSRAERIAVIVPGADTNLDKYGLLRGGSLRLRARLGDRSAVIAWLGYRTPSTVSLPAMTVGRADEAAPGLRDFIRELTEAKPAARISLLCHSYGSVVCARAADRLDVADIVLYASAGVGVDDVAALRTRATVWAGRSRGDWVGGVPHTRLPLPFVTVGFGADPVSPEFGARVFATGNGGHSDYLRPGAALENIARIVSG, encoded by the coding sequence GTGGCGGTGCCGTTGTCGGGGGCCGCGCGGGCGGCGGGTGTGCGGGCGCCGGAGCCGGTCGCGGTGTCGCCGTTGCGGGCCGCGAGCCCGGCGGCGCTGGCCGAGCGGTACGCCGCCAGCCGGACGTCCATCCGGGCGGCGGAGCGCGTGGCGGCCGGGGACGGTAACCGGTGGCGGGCCTCGATGCTACGGGGCATGGCGGATCCCGCGCGGACGTTCCTGTCGTTCGACGGGCGTGACGGGGGCCGGGCCGTCGAGGTCTTCGGTGATCTGTCGCGGGCCGAGCGGATCGCCGTGATCGTCCCAGGGGCGGATACCAATCTCGACAAGTACGGACTTCTGCGGGGCGGGTCGCTGCGGCTGCGGGCGCGGCTCGGTGACCGGTCCGCCGTCATCGCGTGGCTGGGGTACCGCACACCGAGCACGGTGAGCCTCCCGGCGATGACCGTCGGGCGTGCGGACGAGGCGGCGCCCGGCTTACGGGATTTCATCCGTGAGTTGACGGAGGCCAAGCCGGCGGCGCGGATCTCCTTGCTGTGCCACTCCTACGGGTCCGTCGTCTGTGCCCGGGCCGCCGACAGACTCGACGTCGCCGACATCGTCCTGTACGCCAGCGCCGGCGTCGGGGTGGACGACGTGGCCGCGCTGCGCACCCGGGCGACCGTCTGGGCCGGACGGAGCCGCGGCGACTGGGTCGGAGGCGTGCCGCACACGCGGCTTCCCCTGCCATTCGTCACGGTCGGGTTCGGCGCCGACCCGGTCTCCCCCGAGTTCGGCGCGAGGGTGTTCGCCACGGGAAACGGCGGCCACAGCGATTACCTGAGACCCGGTGCGGCCCTGGAGAACATCGCCCGGATCGTCTCCGGTTAG
- a CDS encoding sensor histidine kinase produces the protein MHVTPQLPLLKRVPPGAWAALAWCAGAVLTFLMRVRLPGEEEPAIRPGHLVYRWDGLSYLALATALALAGAVLLRRRPLPALALTLTASAVATLSLGVGEIPMAQFLAVDVVLYFIAATRSRRTGVFAVTVALTTLVCYVTVRLLLGWTIGTSAELAVALTAVIAWLAGDSMRQAREYAQRLSAQAAAQAVTGERLRIARELHDMVAHSIGIIALQAGAARRVIDTQPARVREALGEIETVGRDALAGLRRMVGALRQTDREPVASTLGRTDQTSAMSPLGRTDQTSAMLPLGRTYQTPARPPLGQTDPRSVERLTAPLSPAPGLAEVARLIATTTDAGVRVDVRWHGERRPLPPEIDISAYRIIQEALTNVIRHARTRTCLVSIAYHPEDLSIDVHNDAPDTPLSPNGHTAPDAATHGPGWHAGDTAPSAAGNEPPDHGYGLVGMRERVTLLRGEFSAGPCPQGGFRVTASLPAPAGVR, from the coding sequence ATGCACGTCACCCCGCAGCTTCCCTTGCTGAAGCGTGTGCCGCCGGGCGCCTGGGCGGCGCTCGCCTGGTGCGCGGGCGCCGTGTTGACCTTCCTCATGCGCGTCAGGCTGCCCGGCGAGGAGGAGCCCGCCATCCGCCCCGGACATCTGGTCTACCGGTGGGACGGCCTGTCGTATCTGGCGCTGGCGACAGCCCTCGCGCTGGCGGGCGCGGTCCTGCTACGACGCCGCCCGCTCCCGGCGCTCGCCCTGACGCTGACCGCCTCCGCCGTCGCGACGCTCTCGCTCGGCGTGGGAGAGATCCCCATGGCCCAGTTCCTGGCGGTGGACGTCGTGCTGTACTTCATCGCGGCCACCCGCTCCCGCCGGACCGGCGTCTTCGCCGTGACCGTCGCTCTCACCACGCTCGTCTGCTACGTGACCGTACGACTGCTGCTCGGCTGGACCATCGGCACCTCCGCCGAACTGGCCGTCGCGCTGACCGCCGTCATCGCCTGGCTCGCCGGCGACTCGATGCGCCAGGCCCGTGAGTACGCCCAGCGGCTGAGCGCCCAGGCCGCGGCCCAGGCCGTCACCGGCGAGCGCCTCCGCATCGCCCGCGAACTGCACGACATGGTCGCGCACAGCATCGGCATCATCGCCCTGCAAGCGGGCGCGGCACGCCGGGTCATCGACACGCAGCCGGCCCGGGTACGCGAGGCACTCGGCGAGATCGAAACCGTCGGTCGCGATGCCCTGGCCGGCCTCCGGCGCATGGTCGGCGCCCTCCGCCAGACCGACCGCGAACCAGTGGCGTCCACGCTCGGCCGGACCGACCAGACATCAGCCATGTCGCCGCTGGGCCGGACTGACCAGACATCAGCCATGTTGCCGCTGGGCCGGACCTACCAGACGCCAGCCAGACCGCCGCTCGGCCAGACCGACCCGCGATCTGTGGAACGCCTGACCGCGCCCCTCTCCCCGGCCCCCGGCCTCGCGGAGGTCGCACGCCTCATCGCGACGACGACCGATGCCGGCGTCCGCGTCGACGTCCGGTGGCATGGCGAACGACGTCCACTACCTCCCGAGATCGACATATCCGCCTATCGCATCATCCAAGAGGCGCTCACCAACGTCATCCGCCACGCCCGCACCCGAACCTGCCTGGTGTCCATCGCCTACCACCCCGAAGACCTCTCCATCGACGTCCACAACGACGCCCCCGACACCCCCCTCTCCCCGAACGGGCACACAGCGCCTGATGCGGCCACGCACGGGCCCGGATGGCACGCCGGTGACACGGCACCGTCCGCAGCGGGGAACGAACCGCCGGATCACGGCTACGGCCTGGTCGGAATGCGCGAGCGCGTCACCCTGCTACGCGGCGAGTTCTCCGCAGGCCCCTGCCCCCAAGGCGGCTTCCGGGTAACGGCCAGCCTCCCCGCACCGGCAGGAGTCCGATGA
- a CDS encoding response regulator: MLKTEASPTTVRVLLVDDQPLVRAALRMVIADVPDLDVVGEAGTGTEAVELTERTRPDIVVMDIRMPGMDGIAATRQITSGPTDARVIVLTTFDDDDYVYGALRAGASGFLVKDMALEDILAAIRVVAAGDALIAPSVTRRLIEAFAERPPATPPGRPLDGITDREREVLTLVGRGLSNHEIAGDLYISVATVKTYVTRLLTKLNARDRVHLVITAYDAGLVSPHH; encoded by the coding sequence ATGCTTAAAACCGAAGCGAGTCCGACGACCGTGCGCGTCCTTCTCGTCGATGACCAACCGCTGGTCCGGGCGGCCCTGCGCATGGTCATCGCCGATGTCCCGGACCTCGATGTCGTCGGCGAGGCCGGCACCGGTACGGAGGCCGTCGAACTCACCGAGCGGACCCGCCCCGACATCGTCGTGATGGACATCCGCATGCCCGGCATGGACGGCATAGCCGCCACCAGGCAGATCACCAGCGGCCCCACCGACGCCCGCGTCATCGTCCTGACCACCTTCGACGACGACGATTACGTCTACGGCGCCCTCCGCGCTGGCGCCTCCGGCTTCCTCGTCAAGGACATGGCCCTGGAGGACATCCTCGCCGCGATCCGCGTCGTGGCCGCCGGCGACGCCTTGATCGCCCCCAGCGTCACCCGCCGCCTGATCGAAGCCTTCGCCGAACGCCCCCCGGCGACCCCACCCGGCCGCCCCCTCGACGGCATCACCGACCGCGAACGCGAAGTCCTCACCCTCGTAGGCCGCGGCCTCTCCAACCACGAAATAGCCGGCGACCTGTACATCAGCGTCGCCACCGTCAAAACCTACGTAACCCGCCTCCTCACCAAACTGAACGCCCGCGACCGAGTCCACCTGGTAATCACCGCCTACGACGCCGGCCTCGTCTCCCCACATCACTGA